A region from the Camelus ferus isolate YT-003-E chromosome 1, BCGSAC_Cfer_1.0, whole genome shotgun sequence genome encodes:
- the LOC102507695 gene encoding 60S ribosomal protein L29-like, with the protein MQANKAKATSARAEAKALVKPKEVKPKIPKVSSRELNRLAFIAHPKLGKCAPARIAKCLRLFQPKAKEEAQTKATAAAPAPKGAQAPTKALE; encoded by the coding sequence ATGCAGGCCAACAAAGCCAAGGCCACGAGCGCACGTGCCGAGGCTAAGGCTCTCGTAAAGCCCAAGGAGGTCAAGCCCAAGATCCCAAAGGTCAGCAGCCGCGAACTCAATCGACTTGCCTTCATTGCTCACCCCAAGCTCGGGAAATGTGCTCCTGCCCGCATCGCCAAGTGTCTCAGGCTCTTTCAGCCAAAGGCCAAGGAGGAGGCTCAGACCAAGGCCACAGCTGCGGCTCCAGCTCCCAAAGGCGCCCAGGCCCCTACAAAGGCTCTAGAGTAG